A genomic region of [Eubacterium] eligens ATCC 27750 contains the following coding sequences:
- a CDS encoding O-acetylhomoserine aminocarboxypropyltransferase/cysteine synthase family protein, with amino-acid sequence MSGFNTSLLHDGVDDYPNGATLVPIYQSSAFKHESAEELERIFDNKAMGFSYTRINNPTIEAFEKRITKLEKGFSSVACSSGMAAIFNSIANIVRQGDEVVASCGLYGGTVELFEDLESFGITVKYVADNKPECFEELITDKTRVVFAETIGNPKLDVTDIKAVADVAHAHGIPLIVDNTVSTPYLIQPITLGADVVVNSSSKYINGSSDAISGILTFNGKFKFDKEKYPGLKPYLKFGPMAYIIKLRNGLFRNTGGCLSPQNAFLNNLGLETLGLRMERHCSNAYGLARYLDTFEGITVNYPGLESSPYHEVADKQFTKGYGAIITFRVGSKERAFKIINALKIPNIVSNIGDTKTLVIHPASTIALHLSGKDKEASGVYDDLIRVSVGIEDIDDLKEDFSAALESTDNE; translated from the coding sequence ATGAGTGGTTTTAACACATCACTGCTGCATGATGGCGTTGACGATTATCCTAACGGAGCAACACTTGTTCCTATATATCAGTCAAGCGCATTTAAGCATGAGAGTGCAGAAGAACTGGAGAGAATATTTGATAATAAGGCGATGGGATTCTCATATACGAGAATCAATAATCCGACGATAGAAGCATTTGAAAAAAGAATTACCAAGCTGGAAAAAGGATTTTCAAGTGTAGCGTGTTCTTCCGGAATGGCGGCAATATTTAATTCTATAGCTAATATTGTAAGACAGGGTGATGAGGTTGTTGCTTCATGTGGATTATATGGTGGAACAGTCGAACTGTTTGAAGACTTAGAAAGCTTTGGCATTACAGTGAAATATGTGGCTGATAATAAGCCAGAGTGTTTTGAAGAACTTATAACAGATAAGACAAGAGTTGTATTTGCAGAGACAATCGGTAATCCCAAGCTTGATGTAACAGATATTAAGGCAGTAGCGGATGTTGCACATGCACATGGAATTCCGCTTATAGTTGATAATACGGTATCAACGCCATATCTTATACAGCCTATAACTCTTGGCGCAGATGTGGTAGTTAATTCATCATCAAAGTACATTAATGGAAGCAGTGATGCGATAAGCGGAATACTTACTTTTAATGGAAAGTTCAAGTTTGATAAAGAAAAGTATCCGGGACTTAAACCATATTTGAAATTCGGTCCAATGGCATATATAATTAAACTTCGTAACGGATTATTCAGAAATACTGGTGGTTGTCTTTCACCACAGAATGCTTTTCTTAATAACCTGGGACTTGAGACATTAGGGCTTAGAATGGAGAGACACTGTTCTAATGCGTATGGACTTGCCAGATACTTAGACACATTTGAAGGAATTACAGTTAATTATCCGGGACTTGAGAGCAGTCCGTATCATGAAGTGGCTGATAAGCAGTTTACTAAAGGCTATGGTGCGATAATAACCTTCAGGGTTGGAAGCAAGGAAAGAGCATTTAAGATAATTAATGCATTAAAGATTCCTAATATAGTTTCTAACATAGGAGATACCAAGACACTGGTTATCCACCCTGCTTCAACGATTGCACTTCATCTAAGCGGCAAGGATAAAGAAGCTTCAGGAGTGTATGACGATCTGATAAGAGTCAGCGTAGGAATAGAGGATATAGATGATCTTAAGGAAGATTTCAGTGCAGCCTTAGAGTCTACTGATAATGAATAG
- a CDS encoding 4Fe-4S binding protein — protein MAEKVDYGTLKKGGFMRQKQKNNFSLRLAVVGGYLTAENLTKIAEVAEKYGDGHVHLTSRQGVEIPFIKLKDIDAVKEELAEGGCRPGVCGPRVRTVTACQGNTICPSGNIDSYDIAVKLDERYFGRELPHKFKFGVTGCQNNCLKAEENDVGIKGAADVKWIEDKCIGCGVCEKACRTGAITMQDGKVAVDYDKCNYCGRCAKSCPTDAWDAPSAYIISFAGTFGNSISKGESPLPLIRNEEQLFRVCDAAIQFFADNAKPSERFKFTLDRVGREEFYKKIKEAYNG, from the coding sequence ATGGCAGAGAAAGTTGATTATGGAACACTTAAGAAGGGCGGATTCATGAGACAGAAGCAGAAGAATAACTTCTCACTTCGTCTTGCAGTTGTAGGAGGATATCTTACAGCCGAGAATCTTACCAAGATTGCTGAAGTTGCAGAAAAATATGGAGACGGACATGTCCATCTTACATCAAGACAGGGCGTTGAGATTCCATTTATTAAACTTAAAGATATAGATGCTGTTAAGGAAGAACTTGCAGAGGGCGGCTGCAGACCAGGTGTGTGTGGTCCGAGAGTGCGTACAGTCACAGCCTGTCAGGGCAATACAATATGTCCTAGCGGTAACATAGATTCATATGACATTGCAGTTAAGTTAGACGAAAGATACTTCGGAAGAGAACTTCCACATAAGTTCAAATTCGGTGTTACAGGATGTCAGAACAACTGTCTTAAGGCAGAGGAGAATGATGTTGGTATCAAGGGTGCTGCTGATGTTAAGTGGATTGAAGACAAATGTATTGGCTGTGGTGTATGTGAGAAGGCCTGTCGTACAGGTGCAATCACAATGCAGGATGGCAAGGTTGCAGTTGATTATGACAAATGTAATTACTGCGGCAGATGTGCTAAATCTTGTCCAACAGATGCGTGGGACGCACCTTCTGCATATATCATTTCATTTGCAGGTACATTTGGTAATTCTATAAGCAAGGGTGAATCACCACTTCCGCTTATCAGAAATGAAGAACAGTTATTCCGTGTCTGTGATGCAGCAATCCAGTTCTTTGCAGACAACGCAAAGCCAAGTGAAAGATTTAAGTTCACACTCGACAGAGTTGGAAGAGAAGAATTCTATAAGAAGATTAAGGAGGCATACAATGGCTGA
- a CDS encoding sulfurtransferase TusA family protein, whose amino-acid sequence MADFEIDDTVDITDVVCPTTFVKAKVAIEELDDGQILAVRMNDGEPVQNVPRSIKEEGHQILKLTANEDGTYTLIVRKVEDED is encoded by the coding sequence ATGGCTGATTTTGAGATTGATGATACAGTAGATATTACAGATGTGGTCTGCCCAACAACATTTGTTAAGGCAAAGGTAGCAATTGAGGAGTTAGATGACGGACAGATTCTTGCAGTCAGAATGAATGACGGTGAGCCTGTTCAGAATGTTCCAAGAAGTATTAAGGAAGAGGGACATCAGATATTAAAGCTTACAGCTAATGAGGATGGTACATATACTCTTATCGTTAGAAAGGTAGAAGACGAGGATTAA
- a CDS encoding thioredoxin family protein: MAARANAENFEELVLKSELPVLVDFYSDSCIPCKMMAGVVGDIEDDYEGKLNVYKVNVNFDESLASKYEVLAAPTFVAFNKGAETGRIAGKTTKDALLGLFEGLV, from the coding sequence ATGGCAGCCAGAGCTAATGCAGAGAATTTCGAAGAACTGGTTCTTAAGTCAGAACTTCCGGTTCTTGTGGATTTCTATTCAGATTCATGCATCCCATGCAAGATGATGGCAGGGGTTGTAGGAGACATTGAAGATGATTACGAGGGAAAGCTTAATGTTTACAAGGTAAATGTAAACTTTGATGAATCGCTTGCTTCTAAATATGAAGTATTGGCAGCACCTACATTTGTTGCATTCAACAAAGGTGCTGAGACAGGCAGAATTGCAGGAAAGACAACTAAGGATGCACTGCTTGGATTATTTGAAGGATTAGTATAA
- the thiS gene encoding sulfur carrier protein ThiS, whose translation MKITVAGNKKEYEDGITVAELIVKENVENPEYVTVTVNDDFVERDDFETTKLNEGDAVEFLYFMGGGAY comes from the coding sequence ATGAAGATTACAGTTGCAGGAAACAAGAAGGAATATGAAGATGGAATTACAGTAGCAGAGCTTATCGTTAAGGAGAATGTTGAGAATCCGGAATATGTAACAGTTACTGTTAATGATGATTTTGTTGAGAGAGATGATTTTGAGACAACAAAGTTAAATGAAGGCGATGCAGTTGAGTTCTTATATTTCATGGGAGGAGGAGCATACTAA
- the thiF gene encoding thiazole biosynthesis adenylyltransferase ThiF, protein MAFTNEQLERYSRHIILKEVGAKGQKKLLNASVLIIGAGGLGAPAAMYLAAAGVGTIGIVDADEVDLSNLQRQIIHSTADIGKAKVKSAKETMEAINPDVTVKTYREFVTSENVMELIKDYDFIIDGTDNFPAKFLINDACVMAGKPFSHAGIIRFKGQLMTYVPGEGPCYRCVFKNPPPKDAVPTCKQAGVIGAMGGVIGSLQAMEAIKYIIGKGDLLTGRLLTYDALKMEFHTIKLPKDHHCAICGDNPTIHELIDYEQAECDMHM, encoded by the coding sequence ATGGCGTTTACTAATGAACAGCTTGAAAGGTATTCACGCCACATTATTTTAAAGGAAGTTGGAGCTAAAGGCCAGAAGAAGCTTCTTAATGCGAGCGTGCTTATAATCGGTGCAGGCGGACTTGGTGCTCCTGCAGCTATGTATCTGGCAGCAGCCGGAGTTGGAACAATCGGTATTGTTGATGCTGATGAGGTTGATTTATCTAATCTTCAGAGACAGATTATCCATTCAACAGCAGATATCGGTAAGGCTAAGGTTAAATCTGCTAAAGAAACAATGGAAGCAATCAATCCTGATGTAACAGTTAAGACTTACAGAGAATTCGTTACATCTGAGAATGTTATGGAGCTTATCAAGGATTATGATTTCATCATTGATGGAACAGATAATTTCCCTGCAAAATTCCTTATTAACGATGCGTGTGTTATGGCTGGAAAGCCTTTCTCTCATGCCGGAATTATAAGATTCAAGGGTCAGCTTATGACTTATGTACCAGGAGAAGGACCATGCTACAGATGTGTATTCAAGAACCCACCACCAAAGGACGCAGTTCCTACATGTAAGCAGGCAGGCGTTATCGGAGCAATGGGTGGTGTTATCGGAAGCCTTCAGGCAATGGAAGCTATCAAGTACATCATTGGCAAGGGAGACCTTCTTACAGGAAGACTTCTTACATATGATGCTTTAAAGATGGAATTCCATACAATTAAGCTTCCAAAGGACCATCATTGTGCTATATGCGGAGATAATCCTACAATTCATGAGCTTATTGATTATGAACAGGCTGAATGTGATATGCATATGTAG
- a CDS encoding M67 family metallopeptidase → MVIRIKKLDYDSIVRYCLDGLPNESCGLIAGFVDGDVKSVEKVYFLTNLDHNNVHFTMDPKEQFAAVKDARSLGLTMLGNFHSHPETPSRPSEEDKRLAYDSTAVYMIMSLMDNDNPVFKAFGVDKDKNVTEHVLEIV, encoded by the coding sequence ATGGTTATACGAATTAAAAAGCTGGATTATGATTCAATTGTACGTTATTGCTTAGATGGGCTTCCTAATGAATCTTGTGGGCTTATTGCGGGATTTGTTGATGGGGATGTTAAGTCTGTTGAGAAGGTGTATTTTCTTACTAATCTTGACCATAATAATGTACATTTTACTATGGATCCTAAAGAACAGTTCGCAGCAGTCAAGGATGCAAGAAGTCTTGGATTAACCATGCTTGGAAACTTTCATTCACACCCGGAAACTCCTTCAAGACCTTCCGAGGAGGATAAGAGACTAGCATATGATTCGACTGCTGTATATATGATTATGTCACTTATGGATAATGATAATCCGGTGTTTAAAGCATTTGGTGTCGATAAGGATAAGAATGTTACGGAGCATGTGCTGGAGATTGTGTAA
- a CDS encoding helix-turn-helix domain-containing protein, translating to MDKQKTGELIKSARIKKGYTQVELGDLLGVTNKAISRWEKGDSFPDISVIEELSRVLDIRIQDIVIGDVTEPDSETAVTEVVRAVKLQDKVKKRKFISSGVSCIAAGYMLVCGWYSFRGQADNSILGYLTVSLAIMIAIMLAGEKSGGVHMHNGNAGGRVYNIIGFASMGYCFIMMIACSCIFNNHEVDLWKIARYIGKIINVQLIIVFVLNLAVLVIQDYINEHKYEGVMSEAYSLVTACFMSMMYACFLHTLSDIHSFNKYIMIIAVVAVIEMLAAYFISFRIKKHNWSFEK from the coding sequence ATGGACAAACAGAAAACAGGTGAGCTTATTAAGAGTGCGAGAATTAAGAAAGGATATACACAGGTTGAATTGGGTGATTTGCTTGGAGTGACTAACAAAGCAATTTCCAGATGGGAAAAAGGAGACAGTTTTCCCGATATCAGTGTAATTGAGGAATTGTCGAGGGTGCTTGATATAAGAATTCAGGATATTGTGATAGGAGATGTTACGGAGCCTGATAGCGAAACAGCAGTTACAGAGGTTGTAAGAGCAGTAAAGCTTCAGGACAAGGTGAAGAAAAGAAAATTCATTTCGAGTGGTGTATCCTGCATAGCTGCCGGATATATGCTTGTATGTGGATGGTATTCATTCAGAGGACAGGCAGATAATTCAATTCTGGGTTATCTTACGGTTTCGCTGGCTATAATGATTGCTATAATGCTTGCAGGTGAAAAGTCTGGCGGAGTACATATGCATAACGGGAATGCAGGCGGGCGTGTATATAATATAATAGGATTTGCAAGTATGGGATACTGTTTTATTATGATGATTGCGTGCAGCTGCATATTTAATAATCATGAGGTAGATTTATGGAAGATTGCCAGATACATAGGAAAGATTATAAATGTGCAGCTTATTATAGTTTTTGTGCTTAATCTGGCTGTGCTTGTTATTCAGGATTATATCAACGAGCATAAATACGAAGGAGTAATGAGTGAGGCTTACAGTCTTGTAACAGCATGTTTTATGAGCATGATGTATGCTTGTTTTCTGCATACATTATCAGATATTCATAGTTTTAATAAATATATTATGATAATAGCTGTTGTTGCAGTGATTGAAATGCTGGCAGCTTATTTCATTAGTTTCAGAATTAAAAAACATAATTGGTCTTTTGAAAAGTAA
- a CDS encoding cyclic lactone autoinducer peptide, protein MFTEFVRGKIANKTKNAAIKVATHYANVACPFFTYQPKMSAEVKKLRKF, encoded by the coding sequence ATGTTTACTGAATTTGTCAGGGGGAAAATTGCTAACAAAACAAAGAATGCAGCAATTAAAGTCGCAACACATTATGCAAATGTTGCATGTCCGTTTTTTACTTACCAGCCAAAGATGAGTGCAGAAGTAAAGAAACTTAGAAAATTTTAA
- a CDS encoding ABC transporter ATP-binding protein — translation MRVVLKNVCKDIKGARVLDNVNLELESGRVYGFKGKNGSGKTMLMRAISGLIKVKGEIEIDGEILGKDFSFPPSIGILIENPSFVQEYTGLKNLEMLACIKNNTGIEDIRHVMEQVGLDPDDKRTYRKYSLGMKQKLGIAAAYMENPDIIILDEPINALDEAGAKQVHEILEEQKKRGALIIIACHDKEELEMLSDEIIEIYEGRIVAQEKV, via the coding sequence ATGAGAGTTGTTTTAAAAAATGTATGCAAAGACATAAAAGGTGCAAGAGTACTTGATAATGTTAATCTTGAACTTGAAAGCGGCAGAGTGTATGGATTTAAAGGTAAGAATGGCTCAGGTAAAACCATGCTTATGCGGGCTATAAGTGGGCTTATAAAGGTGAAAGGTGAAATTGAGATTGATGGGGAAATACTTGGAAAAGACTTTTCATTTCCACCAAGTATAGGGATTCTTATAGAAAATCCATCGTTTGTTCAGGAATATACAGGGTTAAAGAATCTAGAAATGCTGGCATGCATTAAAAATAATACAGGAATTGAGGATATAAGGCATGTCATGGAACAGGTAGGACTTGATCCTGACGATAAAAGAACATACAGGAAATATTCACTGGGAATGAAACAGAAACTAGGAATTGCTGCAGCCTATATGGAGAATCCGGATATTATTATACTTGATGAGCCAATAAATGCGCTTGATGAAGCAGGAGCAAAGCAGGTTCATGAGATACTTGAGGAGCAGAAAAAGAGAGGAGCACTTATAATAATTGCCTGTCATGATAAGGAAGAACTTGAAATGCTGTCTGATGAGATAATTGAGATTTACGAGGGCAGGATTGTTGCCCAAGAGAAAGTGTGA